The genomic stretch CGTTTGTGACCAGACCGGCGACGATGGGACGAGGACAGCGATCAATGTGATTACGATTCACGATGAAAACCACTACACCTTCGCCGGAGTGCCGAAGCTTGGCTCCCCCGGCGCTCCGATGCTAGAAGACTATTCCCGCGAAGGCGTTGCGTCACGCGAAGATAGGTCGAATCGCACGGACGAGTATCTTCAAGAGGCAATCGAGTACCTCGAAGCGCAGCCAAATGCAAACCCAGCCGAAATCGCGACTTTGAAACTGGCGCTTGGTCGATTTCTGTTGTACCAAGACAAATATGTCGATGCCATCGAAGTCTTTGAGAAAGTGCTTGCCCAACAGACAGAGCGGTTGACTCCAGAAGACACAGACGTCGCCAAGACGATTGACGCGATCGTCGGGGCTTGTAGAGGCGGTGCATACAACCTTTGCATGGACACGGCGACGAATGCGGACGATCTTTCCGTTGCCTTGGGAATGGCTACAAAAGCGGCTGAGTTGGCACCGGATGACCAACGAATCTGGCTGCAGGCATTCGCTCATTACCGTCTCGGAGACAACAAGGCCGCGCAGCTGGCAATTCGGGACTCAGGTTCAAAAGACGATGTGTGGGCTGCCGTTCTGCTGCTAGCTGCCATGATCGAGAACAAGTCTGGCAATACCGAACTATCTCGGGCAACCTATATGATCGGAGCGGAACTCGGGGACAAGGGCCAGTCTGCGGAATGGGACAAGTGGATGGCAATGGCTCAACAAGCGTTGGGAGATCCCCCCGATTACGCACAGATGGACAACAATGCGAGATTGGCCTCCTATGAAAAAGCGATACAAGTCTATCCCAGCTTCTCACATGCCTACCGAATGCGAGGACGCTTTTATGGCGGACTTGGCCAATGGGACAAGGCACTGGCGGACTACCGGAAAGCGGCTGAACTCTCACCGAACGTGCTTCGTCATCGCGAGGGTGAAGCCGCGATCCTCTTGTATCGCGGGACGCCCGAAGAACAAAACACAGTTTGCCAGAAGCTGTTCCAGCAATGGGCCGATTCGACAAATCCAAGCTCTCGCATGGATATGGTGTTGATGAGTTCGCTTTGCTCCGACACGGATATCGATCGCCTGCGACTGACGGAGATTGCCGACGAGGTTCTGGCAAACATCGAAACACGCGCTTTTCTGACGGTTGCCAAGGGAATGACGCTCTATCGTCTGAAACGCTACCAGGACGTCGTGAAGACCATCTCAACAGAAGGAACCGTGAATCCGAAGGACCTCCTCTTGGGACAGACCTTCCTGGCGATGGCTCATAAACAACTTGGCCACGACGACAGAGCGCGACAGATACTCAATCATGCTCGAGCCGTTGCGGAACAGCAGATACCTACCCCAGACGGCACGCCGCTGCAGTACCAGGACCGGCCAATCATATGGTGCATGGTCCAAACGGCGTTTCGCGAGGCAGAGCAGCTCATCGGTGGCGCCGAGGACAGTCGGCTTGAAGCGGCTGCGGTGCAATAGAAAAGAGATCCCTTAGTGCTAACGCCTTCGAAAAAGGCACAACTTGACTCGGCATCTTTGTTGATGAAACCGTTTGAATTTTGATCAAGGATCGTCCTCCGATCCAAGTCGCAGGACTCGAACTGATATCGTTGAAAATAGAATTTTCGTTCGTCTCACCGCCTCGTTTTCTGGAGGTTCATTCGATGGTCCGTTTCGTACTCTCCGTTGCGTTCGTCACTCTCCTGACCGCGCCCTTTTCCTTCGCTCAAGAGTCTTCACGACAGGACTTTGATGATTTTTGCAAAGCTTGGCAGGGGCGTTGGGTTGGCGATCTCGCACTCAACAGTGACGATCCACAATTTGGTAAAGGTGACGATGTGGTCGCCGGTCTGGCGCTTTGCCAAACGATTGAAGATGGAAATGCGCTGTTGGCAAGGGTGTACATGGGTGAAGAATCGGGAACTTGGTTTGTCTCGTACGATTCAATCGCAAAAAGAATCCGATCGACCTGGTGCACCGCTGGCGGCAACACAAACCAGTCGATTCTGTACAAGGCCACCGACGGCTGGATCCAAGAAGGCAGCGGTAGCGATGGCGAAGGAAAAATACGTGAATTCAAGGACCACGTCACCGTGACGGATGAGGGTGATACCCACACATGGACCGGCTCGATGACACTGGATGGTGAAGCCGTCAAAGTGAACCCCAATGTCTGGCAGAGAGTGAGCAAGGAACCCTAGCTCGAGTAAAAGCTAGGCAGTTGGCGGGCACCTGCTTTGTAAACCCATTCGATTCCGTCCCTTCCCACGTTTCCACTTCAGGAGTCTAGACATGAGGCATTCACTGGCTCTCTCGGCACTGATCGTAGGCTATGCGGCCTGCTTTTTCACGCCATCCCTCGCAACCGCACAACTGCCGGACGAAGCTCAGAAGATGCTCGGCTACTACGTCGGCGACTGGGAGTACGAATGGGAGGAAAAAGGGAATACTTATCATGGTAAATGGTCCGTTCAATGGTCTGACGATCAAACGAGTATTCTGAGTCAGTGGTCGAGTGTCGGACCGAATGGACCATCGAATGGGACAAAGGTGGCGGGCTGGGATAACGCCATAAAACAAATGGTCGATGCTGAGTTTGGTGCGCAAGGTCAATACACTTTGTCACACTACGCCGCCGAGTCCAGTAGGATCGACGTGGGCAAGGGAGTGGGATCCTCGACCGAGGGTGAAAGGACTCGCAGTCAATTGCGTGTGGAAAAGGATCAAGACCAATTCCTTTGGACCGTGTCGGATTCGACCGAAGCTGGCAAGCAGGTTGATCCCATCCTCTACACCTTCCGAAGAGTCGGCAAACAATCATCCTCAAAGCCGATGCCAGATACCATTCACCGAACGATCGAAGATCACCTGATCGGAACATGGGCGACTGTCCAAACGTTCGGCGGGGAAGCATCAAACGGATCAAGAATGAATCGCTGGTCGGAGAACGAGGTTGCCGTATTAGGCAATTCATC from Novipirellula artificiosorum encodes the following:
- a CDS encoding tetratricopeptide repeat protein; this encodes MTRLLTLLTFLGAFAMSNVQSNGQEASPKQVTHQQAMDYFAGSWRGTGVQGTYEYTGRESAEWDLHHTIMSHRTEFFGKNFAHTLLLIQKWDPQQKKIAEHQFASWGVYRKGAYDVVPHGDWFQLVGVCDQTGDDGTRTAINVITIHDENHYTFAGVPKLGSPGAPMLEDYSREGVASREDRSNRTDEYLQEAIEYLEAQPNANPAEIATLKLALGRFLLYQDKYVDAIEVFEKVLAQQTERLTPEDTDVAKTIDAIVGACRGGAYNLCMDTATNADDLSVALGMATKAAELAPDDQRIWLQAFAHYRLGDNKAAQLAIRDSGSKDDVWAAVLLLAAMIENKSGNTELSRATYMIGAELGDKGQSAEWDKWMAMAQQALGDPPDYAQMDNNARLASYEKAIQVYPSFSHAYRMRGRFYGGLGQWDKALADYRKAAELSPNVLRHREGEAAILLYRGTPEEQNTVCQKLFQQWADSTNPSSRMDMVLMSSLCSDTDIDRLRLTEIADEVLANIETRAFLTVAKGMTLYRLKRYQDVVKTISTEGTVNPKDLLLGQTFLAMAHKQLGHDDRARQILNHARAVAEQQIPTPDGTPLQYQDRPIIWCMVQTAFREAEQLIGGAEDSRLEAAAVQ